TCACCGCGACGAACATGATGTCGAACAGGGTGTCGCCGTCGCCGCCGCGCTTCTCCCAGCGCTTGGTGGCCCACCACATGGCCACGCCGATGCCGGCGAGGATGCACAGGGCGTAGAAGTGGATCGTCAGCGGGCCGAGCGAGAGGGCGGAGACGGAGGGGCTCGGGATCATCGGGTCCTCTCCTCTCCCGGCCGACAGGGGCCGTCTCTCCTCGGCCACGAGGGCCGGTCACTCCGGCCGACGGGGCCGTGCCGTTCGGCCGACGGGGCCGTGCCGCCCGGCCGGGAGGGCCGGGGTCCGGGACCGGGAGGTCCCGGTCGGGGGGCGGGTCAGGCGCGGGCGCGCTCGACGCCTGCGCGGAGGTCCTTGGCGACCTCCGCCAGGGCGGTGAGTGCCGCCCGGTCGTCGCCCTCGTGCTCGAGCAGCGCGCGCACGAAGGCGGACCCGACGATCACTCCATCAGCGTACGCGCCGACCTGCGCGGCCTGCTCACCATGAGAGACGCCCAGACCCACGCACACGTTGGTCGCACCGGCGGCGCGGGTCCGCTCCACCAGCCCCTCGGTGGCCGTGGACACGCTGGCCCGGGTGCCGGTGACGCCCATGGTGCTCGCGGCGTACACGAATCCGGTTGTGTGCGAGACCACATGCTCGAGGCGGTCGCGCGGGGAGCTCGGTGCGACGAGGAACACGCGGTCCACGCCGTGCTCCTCGGACGCGGCGATCCAGTCGGCGCCCTCGTCGGGGATGAGGTCGGGGGTGATGAGCCCGGCGCCGCCGGCGGCCGCGAGGTCGCGCGCGAAGGCGTCGGGGCCGTAGGCGAGGACCGGGTTCCAGTAGCTCATCACGAGGATTGCGGCGCCGCGGCCGGAGAGCGCCTCGACGGCCTCGAGGACGTGGCGGGTGCGGGTCCCCGCCTCGAGCGCGGCGGAGGCCGCCTTCTGGATGACCGGGCCATCCATCACCGGATCGGAGTAGGGCAGGCCGAGCTCGATCATGTCGGCACCGTTGTCGATGAGGACGCGGGCGGCGTCGATCGAGCGCTGCAGGTCGGGGTAGCCGACGGGCAGGTAGCCGACGAGAGCGGCACGGTTCTCGGCCCGGGCGCGGTCGAGCACCTCCGCGGCGCGGAGCCGCTGCGAGTCGGGGCGCGGGGAGTCGGGGCGCGGGGAGGCGGTGCTCTGGGCATCGGGGCGCGAGGCGTCGGCGGCGGTCATCGGGTCTCCTCCGGGGTCTCGGGCGAGGTGCTGCGGGCGAGGTCCCGCAGGGCGCCGAGGTCGGCGCGGGCGGGGTCGTCGCCGACGAGGCCGAACCAGCGCGAGGCGGTGTCCACGTCCTTGTCGCCGCGGCCGGAGAGGCTGACGACGATGACGGCGCCCTCCCCCAGCTCGCGGCCCAGCTCGAGCGCTCCGGCCAGGGCGTGCGCGGACTCGATGGCGGGCATGATGCCCTCGGTCATCGACAGCAGCGCGAAGGCGTCCATGGCGGGGCCGTCATCGATCGCGCGGTACTCGGCGCGGCCGGTGTCCGCCAGCCATGCGTGCTCGGGGCCGACGCTGGGATAGTCCAGGCCTGCGGAGACGGAGTGGGAGGGGATGGTCTGGCCGTCCTCGTCCTGCATGACGAAGCTGCGGGCGCCGTGGAGCACGCCGGGGGAGCCGCCGGTGATGGTGGCGGAGTGGCGGCCGGTGGAGATGCCGTCGCCGCCGGCCTCGCAGCCCAGCAGCCGCACCTCGGGATCGTCGAGGAAGGCGTGGAAGATGCCCATGGCGTTGGAGCCGCCGCCCACGCAGGCGACGACCGCGTCGGGCAGGCGGCCCACCCGCTCGAGGGTCTGGGCGCGGGCCTCCTCGCCGATCACGCGGTGGAAGTCGCGGACCATGGCCGGGAAGGGGTGGGGGCCGGCGACGGTGCCGAGGAGGTAGTGGGTGGTCTCCACGTTCGCGACCCAGTCGCGGAAGGCCTCGTTGATCGCGTCCTTGAGGGTGCGCGAGCCCTGCTCCACGGCGACCACCTCGGCGCCGAGCAGGCGCATGCGGGCGACGTTCAGGGCCTGGCGCTCGGTGTCCTCGGCGCCCATGTAGATGGTGCAGTCCAGGCCGAACAGGGCTGCGGCGGTGGCGGTGGCGACGCCGTGCTGGCCCGCGCCGGTCTCGGCGATCAGGCGCTTCTTGCCCATGCGCCGGGTCAGAAGTGCCTGGCCGAGGACGTTGTTGATCTTGTGGGAGCCGGTGTGGTTGAGGTCCTCGCGCTTGAGGAGGATGCGGGCGCCGCCGGCGAGCTGCGAGAAGCGAGGCGCCTCGGAGAGCAGGGAGGGGCGCCCGGTGTAGTCGGCGGCGAGGGCGCGCAGCTCGGCGACGAACTCGGGCTCGATGATCGCCTTCTCGTACACCTCGGTGAGCTCGTCGAGCGCCGGGACGAGCGCCTCGGGCAGGAAGCGCCCGCCGAACTCGCCGAAGTAGGGCCCGGCCGCGGAGCGCAGCGCGGTGGAGGGTCGGGTGAGGTCCAGGACGACGGGCTCGCCGGCGGGGCTCGTCGCGCGCAGGGCGCTGTCCTGGGGGGTGTCGGGGCTGCTCATGCCTGAGCTCCTTCCGGGGCGGGGCGGCCGCGGCGCGCGACCTGGCGGAACGAGGCGACCGCGGCGGCGGGATCGCCCGAGGTGACCAGGGCCTCGCCGACCAGCACGGCGTCGGCGCCGGCGGCGGCGTAGGCCTCCACATCGGCGACGCCGAGCACGGCGGACTCGCCGATCCCGAGGGGCCCGGCGGGGATGCTCCGCAGCAGGGCGGCGGCGCGGTCGAGGTCGACGGTGAGGTCCTTGAGGTTGCGGGCGTTGACGCCGATGATGTCGGCGCCGAGGTCCAGGGCCCGTGCGAGCTCGTCCTCGGTGTGGGTCTCGACCAGGGCCTGCATGCCGAGCTCGCCGATGAGGGCGTGCAGATCCCGCAGCTGGGAGTCCTCGAGGGCCGCGACGATCAGCAGCACGAGGTCGGCGCCGTGGGCGCGGGCCTCGAGGACCTGGTAGGGCTCGACGACGAAGTCCTTGCGCAGCACGGGCACGTCGACCCGGGCGCGCACGGCGTCGAGATCGGCGAGAGTGCCGCGGAACCGGCGCTGCTCGGTGAGGACGCTGATGGCACAGGCGCCGGAGTCGGCGTAGGCGGCGGCCAGCTCCGCGGGCTCGGGGATCTCGGCCAGCGCCCCCTTGGAGGGGCTGGAGCGCTTCACCTCGGCGATCAGTCCCATGGTGCTGCCGTCGCCGGCCAGGTGGGCGCGGGCGTCGAGAGCGGGGGCGGCCTCGCGGGCGAGGCGCTCGATCTCGGCGTCGGGCACGGCGGCGCGGCGGGGCGCGAGGTCCTCGCGCACGCCGACGATGATGTCGTCGAGGACGGTTCCGGTGGTGGTCACTCGGTCTCCTGCGGATAGGGCGGGACCGCGACGGGCGCGGGTCCCGCGGTGTTCGACGGGCTGAGCGGCGGGCTCAGGCGCCGACGTACGAGATGGGGGCCAGGAACCAGAAGGCGGGAAGGTTCCTCAGCACCCCGAAGAGCACGGCGATCCCGACCATGACCAGCAGCGCGGTGCGCGAGGGCATCAGGTCGGTGCGCAGTCCGCGCACCCGCCGGACGGTCCACATCGCCAGTCCGGCGGCGATCAGCGGCAGGGACAGGACCAGCAGCGCATTGCTGCGCAGGGCCAGGAGCAGGTCCCCGGCGAGCAGGGAGTGCACCGCACGGATCGCGCCGCAGCCCGGGCAGTCCAGCCCGGTCAGCTGGTGCACGATGCACAGGGGGATGTGGGTGCGGAAGGGGTCGAAGACCAGCTGCACGCCGACGGCCAGGGCGAGCCCGGCGCCGACGATTCCCAGCGGCAGCAGGAGGCGGCGCGCCCCGCGGGGGGCGGGGGCGCCGGGCGCGGCCCGGCCCGGCCGCTCCTGTGCCGCGGTGGTCACCGGGCGTCGGCCTCGGCGACCTGCACGGCGGGGGCCTCGTGGGTGCGGGCGGCGGGCCCGGTCACGGGGTGGCCGTAGTGCTTGGGCTGGCCGAGGCCGGCCGCGGAGAGCACGATGCCGGCGATGATCGCGAGGGCGACGATCGCCGCTCCCACCCAGATCAGCACGGACAGGTCCGGCAGGATCATCCCGGCGGCGAGGACGACGGACCCGAGGACGATGCCGAGGTTCATGGTCCAGCTCGCGACGGTCTTGCCCTCGTTGTGGTGGGGCGGCGGCGGCACGACGTAGGTCTTCGGCATGGTCCTTCTCCAGTTCAGGGTCCCGGTCAGGGCCATTGTGCCACGTCGCGCCGGTTCGAGCCGTGCGGGTCCGTGAGCCGTGTCAGCGCTTCGGGTCCTCGCCGGTGCGGGCGTCGGGGCGGCCGTCGGACCCCTCGTCATGGTCCTCCCCCGCGACCGACGGGTCCTCGCCGCGGCTGAGCGCGTCCCAGGCGGCGGCGGGGTCGTCGGCCGGATCGGCCGTCGCGGCGACGGCGGCGCTGCGGTAGCGGGTGCCCACGGGCCAGGCGCGGCCCGCGACCAGCACGAGCACGCCCACGAGGGCGAGGGCCGCGGCGGGGACGAGCGCGATGAGGGGCCAGGCGGTCGCGTCGGCCGCGATCTCGCCGCCGGAGACCCCGGTGGCCTCGACGACCGCGCCGCGAGCGGCCGCCGCCGGATCCCGCACCGCGCCGAGGGATGCGACGGCGGCGGCGACGCCGGCCAGGACCATCACCGGGCCGGTGAGGAATCGCACCCAGGCCGAGGACAGCGAGGTCGCCAGCGCCGCCGCGAGGCCCGCGAGGGCGAGGGCGAGCACGGCCGGTGCCGCGTCGGAGCCGGTGACCGAGACCTGCTGGGCGGTGCCGGCAAGGTCCGGGGCGCTCGCCTGCACCCAGGGGGTGCGGGTCGCGCCGGCGAGCAGCCCGGCGGCGACGAGGCCGGCGAGGACGGCGGTGCTGCGCTTCAGCCTCATGCGCGGCGCAGCGTGTCCGCCGAGGCGGCGGCGCGGAGGGCGGCGGCGGCCTTGGACTGGGACTCGCGGTGCTCCATGGTGGCGTCGGAGTCGGCGACCACTCCCCCGCCGGCCTGGACGTGGGCGGTGCCGTCCTTGAGCACGGCGGTGCGGATGGCGATGGCCATGTCCATGTCGCCGGCGAAGTCGACGTAGCCGACGGTCCCGCCGTACACCCCGCGCCGCACCGGCTCGAGCCGGTCGATGATCCGCATGGCGGAGGGCTTCGGCGCCCCGGAGAGGGTGCCGGCCGGGAAGGTGGCGCGCAGCGCGTCGTAGGCGATCGCGTCGTCGCGCAGGTGCCCGGTGACGGTCGAGACGATGTGCTGGATGTGGGAGAACCGCTCGATGTGCATGAAGTCCCGCACCACCACGGTGCCGGGCTCGCAGAACTTCTGCAGGTCGTTGCGGGCGAGGTCCACGAGCATGAGGTGCTCGGAGCGTTCCTTGGGGTCGGCGAGCAGCGTCGCGGCGAGCTGCTCGTCCTCCTCCGGGGTGGCGCCGCGGGGGCGGGAGCCGGCGATCGGGTGGGTGGTCGCGGTGGTGCCGCGCACGGTCACCAGCGACTCGGGGCTCGCCCCGACCACGTCGATCGGTGCGCCGTCCGCGTCGACCGTGCGCAGCAGGTACATGTAGGGGCTCGGGTTCATACGACGCAGCACCCGGTACACGTCCAGCGGATGCGCCGCGGTGGGCAGCGAGAAGCGCTGGGAGGGGACGACCTGGAAGATCTCGCCGTCCACGATGTCGCGCACCGCCTCAGCGACCGCCCTCTCGTACTCGAGCTGGGTGGTGCGAGCCTTCGGCGTCAGCTCCGTGACCGCGTCGTAGACGACGGGCCCGCTGTCCACCGGGGTGCGCAGACGCTCGCGCAGCCGGTCCAGGCGCGCGAGGGCGTCGTCGTAGGCGGCGTCGACCCCGTCGTCGGTGGCGTTGAGGTTCAGGGCGTTGGCGACGAGCACGACGGTCGAGTCGTGGGCGTCGTGGACGACCACGTCCTGCGCGAGGAGCATCGACACGTCCGGCAGGCCGATCTCGTCGGGCGGGGCGGCGTCGAGCTTCTCCCAGTAGCGCACCGCGTCGTAGGCGATGTAGCCGACCATCCCGCCGGTGAAGGGCGGCAGGTGCTCCTGGCGGGCGGCGCGGAAGGCGCTGGTGATCTCGCGCAGCGCCTCGACCGGGGTGCCGGTGGTGGGGATGCCGGCGGGTACGTCGCCGTGCCAGTGGACCTGGCCGTCGCGCTCGGTGAGCACAGCGCGGGCGCTCGTGCCGATGATCGAGAAGCGGGAGGTCTCCCCCTCCCCGGCGGACTCGAGCAGGAAGGTGCCGCGGCCGTCGCCGTCCGCGGTGAGGCGGCGGTAGAGGGACACGGGCGTGTCCTCGTCGGCGAGCAGGCGCACGGAGACGGGGACGACGCGCTGGCGCGCGGCGAGGGCGCGGAAGGTCTCGCGGTCCGGGGTGACGCGGCCGAGCGCAGCGCCCTCGCGACCGCCCACCTGCTCGGGGTAGGCCTCGGTGCGGGAGTCCTGGGGGTCCTGGGGGAGGTCGGTCATGCGGTGCGCTCCGTGGTCTCGAGGACGACGGCGTCGAGCTCGCCGCCGTCGAAGCAGGTGTCGGTGCCGCGGTGGCAGGCCGCGCCGACCTGGTCCACGCGGACCAGCAGGGTGTCGCAGTCGCAGTCCAGGGCGACGGAGCGGACCCACTGGACGTGGCCGCTGGTGTCGCCCTTGCGCCAGTACTCCTGCCGGGAGCGGGACCAGAAGGTCACCCGCCCGGTGGTGAGGGTGCGGTGCAGCGCCTCGTCGTCCATCCAGCCGACCATGAGCACGCGCTCGTCGGTCGCGTCCTGGACGACGGCGGCGACAAGGCCCGCGTCGTCGCGCTTCAGGCGCTGGGCGATCTCGGGGTCGAGCCCGGAGGGCGGGACGTCGGCGCCGACGGCCGGGATCGGGTCGTTCGTGCTCACAGGGCGCGCTCCAGCTCCTCGGCGCGGTCGGTGCGCTCCCACGTGAACTCGGGGAGCTCGCGGCCGAAGTGGCCATGCACGCTGGTGAGCGCGTAGATGGGGCGCAGCAGGTCGAGGGCGTCGATGAGCGCGGCGGGGCGCAGGTCGAAGACCTTCCGCACCGCGGCGGCGATCTGGTGGGAGGGGACCTTGCCGGTCCCGAAGGTCTCCACGTACAGGCCCACCGGCTCGGCGACGCCGATGGCGTAGGCGACCTGGACCTCGCAGCGGTCCGCGAGGCCCGCGGCGACGATGTTCTTGGCCACCCAGCGCATGGCGTAGGCGCCGGAGCGGTCCACCTTGCTGGGGTCCTTGCCGGAGAAGGCGCCGCCGCCGTGGCGGGCCATGCCGCCGTAGGTGTCCACGATGATCTTGCGGCCGGTGAGGCCAGCGTCGCCCTTCGGGCCGCCGAGCACGAAGCGGCCAGAGGGGTTGATGTGCAGCTTCACCGGGGAGGTGTCCAGGCCCAGGGCCTCGAGGTCCTCGAGCACGGGGGCGATGACGACCTTGGAGATCGCAGGCGCCAGCTGGCTGGTGAGGTCCACCTCCTCGCTGTGCTGGGTGGACACGACGATCGCCTCGACGGTGCGGGCCACGCCGTCCTCGTCGTAGCCGATGGAGACCTGGGTCTTCCCGTCGGGGCGGAGGTAGGGCAGCACTCCGTCGCGCCGGGCGGTGGAGAGGTTCTGGGTGAGGCGGTGCGCGGCGTGGATCGGCAGCGGCATGAGCTCGGGGGTGTCCTGGCAGGCGTAGCCGAACATGAGTCCCTGGTCCCCGGCGCCGAGGCGGGAGAAGGCCTCCGCGGCCGCGTCGCCGCGGGCCTCGAAGGAGGTGTCCACGCCCTGGGCGATGTCCGGGGACTGCGCGCCGATGGAGACCTCGACACCGCAGGAGTCGGCGTCGAAGCCCTTCTCCGAGGAGTCGTAGCCGATGCGGCGGATCACGTCGCGCACGATCGTGGCGACATCGGAGTAGCCGGAGGTGCGCACCTCGCCGGCCACGTGGACGAGTCCGGTGGTCACCATGGTCTCCACCGCGACGCGCGCGTCGCGGTCCTGGGCGAGCAGGTCGTCGAGGATGGCGTCCGAGATCTGGTCGCAGATCTTGTCGGGGTGCCCCTCGGTGACCGATTCGGACGTGAAGGTGCGCAGCTCGCTGGTGGTCATGGTGATCAGGGTACTTGCGGGAGCCGACCGACGAGTTCGTCGAGCACGGCGTGGGCGACCTGGGTCTTGGTCCCCTCGGCCGTGGCGAGCTCCTCGCCCTCGCGGTCCAGGATCCGCACGGCGTTGTCGGCGGCGCCGAACACGCCGCTGGTGACGTCGTTGAAGACGAGCAGGTCGGCGCCCTTGCGGCGCGCCTTGGCGCGGGCGAGCTCGAGGGCGCTGACGCCATCGCCGCCGGTCTCGGCCGCGAAGCCGACGATCGCGGGCCGCTCGGCGTCCCCGCGGTCCAGGACGCTGCTGCGCAGGATGTCCTCGGTGCGACGCAGGGCGAGGGTCGGCACGGAGTCGGGGTCGGACTCGTCCTTCTTGATCTTCGCGTCGGACTTCCCGGCGGCCGTGAAATCCGCCACGGCGGCGGCCATGACCAGCGCGTCGACCTTCCCGCGGTGCGCGGCGACGGTCTCGGCGAGCTCGGCGGCGCTGCCCAAGTCCAGGCGCTGGGCGCCGGGCGGGGTCTCGAGCGCGACGTTCGCGGCGGCCAGGCGCACCCGGGCGCCGCGCACGAGGGCGGCGTGGGCGAGGGCCCAGCCCTGTCGGCCGGAGGAGTGGTTGGCGAGGAAGCGGACGGGGTCGAGGTCCTCGCGGGTGCCGCCAGCGGTGATGAGCAGCTCGCGGCCGACGAGGTCGCGCACCACGGCGCCGCGCTCGTCGCGCGGTGCGGCCAGGGCCGCGCGGGCGGCGTCGAGGATCGCCTCGGGCTCGGGCAGGCGGCCGGGACCGGAGTCGGGGCCGGTGAGGCGGCCGACGGCGGGCTCGAGCACGATCGTGCCGCGCTCGCGCAGCACGGCGACGTTGTCGCGGGTGGAGGGGTGCTCCCACATCTCGGTGTGCATCGCGGGGGCGAGCACCACCGGCGCGCGGGTGACCAGGGCGGAGGCGGTGAGCATGTCGTCGGCCCGGCCGATCCGCAGCCGTGCGAGCAGGTCCGCGGTGGCGGGGGCGATGACCAGCAGGTCCGCCTCCTGGCCGTGGCGGACGTGGGCGACCTCGTCGACGTCCTCGAAGACGGAGGTGAGCACCGGGTGGTGGCTGAGCGCCTCCCACGTTGCGGCGCCCACGAACTCGAGCGAGGCCGGGGTGGGGACGACCCGCACCTCGGCCCCTTCACCGACAAGACCGCGCACCAGGTGCGCGGTCTTGTAGGCGGCGATCCCGCCGCCGACGCCCACGAGGACGCGGGCACCGGCGAGCGTGCGCTGCGGGGTGCTCATGGCTGACCCTGTGGTGATGCCGGCGGCGCCGGGATCAGAGGGTGAAGTCGGTCGGCGGGACCTCGGGGGCGTCGTCGCCGAGCAGCAGCGGGGCCGGGGCGTTGGGATCCGGCTCGTTCTGCGCGGCGTACTCCTCCTCGTCGATCTCGCGGACGGTGAGGAGGCCCTCGTCGATCTCGCGCAGCGCGATCGACAGCGGCTTCTCCTGGTTCTCGACGTCCACCAGCGGGCCGACGAACTCGAGCAGGCCCTCGGAGAGCTGCGAGTAGTAGGCGTTGATCTGGCGCGCGCGCTGCGAGGCGTACAGCACCAGGGCGTACTTCGAGTCGACGGTCTCGAGGAGACGGTCGATCGGGGGGTTCGTGATGCCTTCGGGCTGGGCGACTGTTCCGGCCACGGATGTCCCTTCCTGGGTGACGGCGTGCGACGCTCCAGGATACGCCCTTCCGCGCCGGGCGGCGAGGGCGGGAGCGTCCGGGGTCAGGTGAGGTCGTTCACGCCGAGCAGCGAGGCGAGCTCGTCGGCGGCGCGGTCCACCCGGTCGTTGACGATGGTGACGTCGAACTCGGACTCGGCGGCGAGCTCGACGCGCGCGGTCGCCAGGCGGCGCTCGCGCTCCTCGGCGTCCTCGGTGCCGCGGCCCACGAGCCGCTGGACCAGGGTGTCCCAGTCCGGCGGGGCCAGGAACACGAAGCGCGCCTCGGGCATCGTCTCGCGGATCTGCCGGGCGCCGGCGAGGTCGATCTCGAGCAGCACGGGACGCCCCTCGGCGACGGCCTGCTCGACCGGTCCGCGCGGGGTGCCGTACTTGTTGCGGCCGTGGACGACGGCCCATTCGAGCATCTGACCGGTCTCGATCAGGCGCGCGAACTCCTCCTCGGTGACGAAGCGGTAGTGCACGCCGTCGACCTCGCCGGGCCGCGGGGCCCGTGTGGTCGCGGAGACGGACAGCCAGATCTCGGGGTACCGCTCGCGGATCGCCGCGGACACGGTCCCCTTCCCCACGGCGGTGGGGCCTGCCAGGACTGTCACCGGGGCCGGTGCGGTCATCGCGCCGGCCCCGGTGGAATGCTCAGGGGTCACTCGGAGAAGTGGGCGACGAGCTTCTCCGCCTGGTGGGAGCCGAGGCCGCGGATCTTGCGGGAGGGCGAGATGCCGATCTCCTCCATGATCTGCTGCGCCTTGACCTTGCCCACGCCGGGCAGGGCCTCCAGCAGGGCGGAGACGCGCAGACGACCGACGACCTCGTTGGTCTCGGCCTCCTCCAGGACCTTCTTGATCTCCTCGCCGCGGTGGCCGGCGCTGTCCTTGAGCCGGGCCTTGATGGCCGCACGCTCGCGACGAGCCTCGGCGGCCTTCTTCAGGGCCTCGGCCCGCTGCTCAGGGGTGAGGGGAGGGAGAGCCACTGTTCTTACCTCTTGTTCTGTCGCTGGTGACGTCCATGGTCCGGGAGGTCCCCGGTGTGGGAAGAGCGTAACCCCAAAATCGTGGCCGAGGGCACGTTTGACACGCTAAGTCCCTGGTCCCGCGCCTGTCGGCCCCTCGGCGGGGCTCTCGCGGCGGCCCGTCTGGCGGGGCCGGAAGGGGTGCTCACGGGCCCGCCCGGCGGGGGCCGACGGGCTCAGCGGTACTGGCCGGTCAGCTCGTCGGCGCGAGCGGCCAGCGCGGCGGTGTCGGGGCCTGCGGCCAGGAACCCCCGGGACACGGAGACCAGCACCTGACCTGCGCGTTCACCGAAGACATCGGCGACCTCGGCCGGGCCGGCACCCTGGGCGCCGACCCCGGGGGCCAGCAGCGGGGCCGACGGGGCCGCGGCATCCAGGCCGAGCCGCCGGTAGGCGTCGCCGACGGTCGCGCCGACCACGAGACCGGCACTGCCCCACTCCCCCGGTGCCGCGCCGCCGATCCGTTCGGCGTGTCGCGCGATCTCGAGGGCGACCGGCGTGTCCTTGCCGGTCAGGGCGTGCTGCACCTGCGGCCCGTCGGGGTTGGAGGTGAGCGCGAGGAGGAACAGTCCCTTGCCGTGCGCGGTCGCGAGCTCCGCGGCCGGATCGAGGGAGCC
This genomic interval from Brachybacterium aquaticum contains the following:
- the trpA gene encoding tryptophan synthase subunit alpha, with the protein product MTAADASRPDAQSTASPRPDSPRPDSQRLRAAEVLDRARAENRAALVGYLPVGYPDLQRSIDAARVLIDNGADMIELGLPYSDPVMDGPVIQKAASAALEAGTRTRHVLEAVEALSGRGAAILVMSYWNPVLAYGPDAFARDLAAAGGAGLITPDLIPDEGADWIAASEEHGVDRVFLVAPSSPRDRLEHVVSHTTGFVYAASTMGVTGTRASVSTATEGLVERTRAAGATNVCVGLGVSHGEQAAQVGAYADGVIVGSAFVRALLEHEGDDRAALTALAEVAKDLRAGVERARA
- the trpB gene encoding tryptophan synthase subunit beta; protein product: MSSPDTPQDSALRATSPAGEPVVLDLTRPSTALRSAAGPYFGEFGGRFLPEALVPALDELTEVYEKAIIEPEFVAELRALAADYTGRPSLLSEAPRFSQLAGGARILLKREDLNHTGSHKINNVLGQALLTRRMGKKRLIAETGAGQHGVATATAAALFGLDCTIYMGAEDTERQALNVARMRLLGAEVVAVEQGSRTLKDAINEAFRDWVANVETTHYLLGTVAGPHPFPAMVRDFHRVIGEEARAQTLERVGRLPDAVVACVGGGSNAMGIFHAFLDDPEVRLLGCEAGGDGISTGRHSATITGGSPGVLHGARSFVMQDEDGQTIPSHSVSAGLDYPSVGPEHAWLADTGRAEYRAIDDGPAMDAFALLSMTEGIMPAIESAHALAGALELGRELGEGAVIVVSLSGRGDKDVDTASRWFGLVGDDPARADLGALRDLARSTSPETPEETR
- the trpC gene encoding indole-3-glycerol phosphate synthase TrpC, which produces MTTTGTVLDDIIVGVREDLAPRRAAVPDAEIERLAREAAPALDARAHLAGDGSTMGLIAEVKRSSPSKGALAEIPEPAELAAAYADSGACAISVLTEQRRFRGTLADLDAVRARVDVPVLRKDFVVEPYQVLEARAHGADLVLLIVAALEDSQLRDLHALIGELGMQALVETHTEDELARALDLGADIIGVNARNLKDLTVDLDRAAALLRSIPAGPLGIGESAVLGVADVEAYAAAGADAVLVGEALVTSGDPAAAVASFRQVARRGRPAPEGAQA
- a CDS encoding DUF2752 domain-containing protein gives rise to the protein MTTAAQERPGRAAPGAPAPRGARRLLLPLGIVGAGLALAVGVQLVFDPFRTHIPLCIVHQLTGLDCPGCGAIRAVHSLLAGDLLLALRSNALLVLSLPLIAAGLAMWTVRRVRGLRTDLMPSRTALLVMVGIAVLFGVLRNLPAFWFLAPISYVGA
- a CDS encoding HGxxPAAW family protein, encoding MPKTYVVPPPPHHNEGKTVASWTMNLGIVLGSVVLAAGMILPDLSVLIWVGAAIVALAIIAGIVLSAAGLGQPKHYGHPVTGPAARTHEAPAVQVAEADAR
- a CDS encoding Trp biosynthesis-associated membrane protein; its protein translation is MRLKRSTAVLAGLVAAGLLAGATRTPWVQASAPDLAGTAQQVSVTGSDAAPAVLALALAGLAAALATSLSSAWVRFLTGPVMVLAGVAAAVASLGAVRDPAAAARGAVVEATGVSGGEIAADATAWPLIALVPAAALALVGVLVLVAGRAWPVGTRYRSAAVAATADPADDPAAAWDALSRGEDPSVAGEDHDEGSDGRPDARTGEDPKR
- a CDS encoding anthranilate synthase component I, encoding MTDLPQDPQDSRTEAYPEQVGGREGAALGRVTPDRETFRALAARQRVVPVSVRLLADEDTPVSLYRRLTADGDGRGTFLLESAGEGETSRFSIIGTSARAVLTERDGQVHWHGDVPAGIPTTGTPVEALREITSAFRAARQEHLPPFTGGMVGYIAYDAVRYWEKLDAAPPDEIGLPDVSMLLAQDVVVHDAHDSTVVLVANALNLNATDDGVDAAYDDALARLDRLRERLRTPVDSGPVVYDAVTELTPKARTTQLEYERAVAEAVRDIVDGEIFQVVPSQRFSLPTAAHPLDVYRVLRRMNPSPYMYLLRTVDADGAPIDVVGASPESLVTVRGTTATTHPIAGSRPRGATPEEDEQLAATLLADPKERSEHLMLVDLARNDLQKFCEPGTVVVRDFMHIERFSHIQHIVSTVTGHLRDDAIAYDALRATFPAGTLSGAPKPSAMRIIDRLEPVRRGVYGGTVGYVDFAGDMDMAIAIRTAVLKDGTAHVQAGGGVVADSDATMEHRESQSKAAAALRAAASADTLRRA
- the hisI gene encoding phosphoribosyl-AMP cyclohydrolase, with protein sequence MSTNDPIPAVGADVPPSGLDPEIAQRLKRDDAGLVAAVVQDATDERVLMVGWMDDEALHRTLTTGRVTFWSRSRQEYWRKGDTSGHVQWVRSVALDCDCDTLLVRVDQVGAACHRGTDTCFDGGELDAVVLETTERTA
- the metK gene encoding methionine adenosyltransferase produces the protein MTTSELRTFTSESVTEGHPDKICDQISDAILDDLLAQDRDARVAVETMVTTGLVHVAGEVRTSGYSDVATIVRDVIRRIGYDSSEKGFDADSCGVEVSIGAQSPDIAQGVDTSFEARGDAAAEAFSRLGAGDQGLMFGYACQDTPELMPLPIHAAHRLTQNLSTARRDGVLPYLRPDGKTQVSIGYDEDGVARTVEAIVVSTQHSEEVDLTSQLAPAISKVVIAPVLEDLEALGLDTSPVKLHINPSGRFVLGGPKGDAGLTGRKIIVDTYGGMARHGGGAFSGKDPSKVDRSGAYAMRWVAKNIVAAGLADRCEVQVAYAIGVAEPVGLYVETFGTGKVPSHQIAAAVRKVFDLRPAALIDALDLLRPIYALTSVHGHFGRELPEFTWERTDRAEELERAL
- the coaBC gene encoding bifunctional phosphopantothenoylcysteine decarboxylase/phosphopantothenate--cysteine ligase CoaBC; this encodes MSTPQRTLAGARVLVGVGGGIAAYKTAHLVRGLVGEGAEVRVVPTPASLEFVGAATWEALSHHPVLTSVFEDVDEVAHVRHGQEADLLVIAPATADLLARLRIGRADDMLTASALVTRAPVVLAPAMHTEMWEHPSTRDNVAVLRERGTIVLEPAVGRLTGPDSGPGRLPEPEAILDAARAALAAPRDERGAVVRDLVGRELLITAGGTREDLDPVRFLANHSSGRQGWALAHAALVRGARVRLAAANVALETPPGAQRLDLGSAAELAETVAAHRGKVDALVMAAAVADFTAAGKSDAKIKKDESDPDSVPTLALRRTEDILRSSVLDRGDAERPAIVGFAAETGGDGVSALELARAKARRKGADLLVFNDVTSGVFGAADNAVRILDREGEELATAEGTKTQVAHAVLDELVGRLPQVP
- the rpoZ gene encoding DNA-directed RNA polymerase subunit omega, encoding MAGTVAQPEGITNPPIDRLLETVDSKYALVLYASQRARQINAYYSQLSEGLLEFVGPLVDVENQEKPLSIALREIDEGLLTVREIDEEEYAAQNEPDPNAPAPLLLGDDAPEVPPTDFTL
- the gmk gene encoding guanylate kinase, coding for MTAPAPVTVLAGPTAVGKGTVSAAIRERYPEIWLSVSATTRAPRPGEVDGVHYRFVTEEEFARLIETGQMLEWAVVHGRNKYGTPRGPVEQAVAEGRPVLLEIDLAGARQIRETMPEARFVFLAPPDWDTLVQRLVGRGTEDAEERERRLATARVELAAESEFDVTIVNDRVDRAADELASLLGVNDLT
- the mihF gene encoding integration host factor, actinobacterial type, with protein sequence MALPPLTPEQRAEALKKAAEARRERAAIKARLKDSAGHRGEEIKKVLEEAETNEVVGRLRVSALLEALPGVGKVKAQQIMEEIGISPSRKIRGLGSHQAEKLVAHFSE